The Methanobacterium bryantii DNA segment CTTCTGAAAACGGGCTAAATAATATTACCCCCCTTAACAGGCGTCTGGAAGACGTGCTGTTAAACAAGGATATAGAACCCCACGACGTGGTTGTGGCGTCGCGGTCTCTAAACGGGGTTTACAACATCAAACAGATACTTGAAGAAATCAATGGAATTGCTAAAAAATACGTTTATATAACATTATGGGGTGCCAATAATGTAAAATTTCAAAATGAAATATCAAAAATCATAGGAAGAGAATTTCACCAACATCCAACTTATATTTATGCATATAACATGCTCTATGAGCTGGGAATTTATGCAAATATTGAAATTTTAAAGTACGACAACAGCAGTTATTATTCCAGCATTGATGAAGCGATAGAAACCTTCAGGTGGAAAATGGTAAACCTGAATCAAACGGAGGAAGATATTTTAAGGGAATATCTATCTGAAAAAATGGTTAAAATACGCGACTCAAAGTTTAAATTTCCCCATAATAAGCCTGATTGGGCCTTAATATGGTGGAAAAAGGAATAAATTAGTTAATAATTAAATTATAGAGACATACCAACTAAATATTATAAATTACGTTTATTAATTAAAAATCCAAGAGGATAACAATGAATATGAACATGTACGAAATTGTAGAAGACTATCTAAAAAATGGCAAGGTAGGAGCTATTGCAACTGTTATATCGAGAAATGGGTCTGCTCCACGAGATGTAGGTGCTAAAATGTTTGTTGGAGAAGACGGTAAAATTTACGGAAGCATCGGAGGAGGTAACCTTGAACACGGTGTTTATAAACAGGCCATATCCACAATGGGTACAGAAAAACCGAAAATGATCCACATACGGATGGACAGTGAAGAAGTGGCATCTGACGGCATGATCTGCGGTGGAGACATAGATGTTTTTTTAGAACCAGTACATGAAAAAAATCTCAAACTTTACAGCCGCCTTGGAGAGTTAAAAAGAATGGGGTTAAATGGAGTTCTTGTAACACAATTCAACGGAGAAAAATATCTTAAAACAGCTGTAGAAGAAAATACAGAAATAAGTGGAGATGATATATCTGAGGATGATAAAAAAGCCTTTTTAAAACACATCCGCAGTACAGATCTCCACTTTGAAGACGGAGTAATCATTGAATCACTCCACATTGCGCCACTCCTTTATGTTTTTGG contains these protein-coding regions:
- a CDS encoding XdhC family protein: MNMNMYEIVEDYLKNGKVGAIATVISRNGSAPRDVGAKMFVGEDGKIYGSIGGGNLEHGVYKQAISTMGTEKPKMIHIRMDSEEVASDGMICGGDIDVFLEPVHEKNLKLYSRLGELKRMGLNGVLVTQFNGEKYLKTAVEENTEISGDDISEDDKKAFLKHIRSTDLHFEDGVIIESLHIAPLLYVFGAGHVSQFISKVAKMVGFYVVIIDDREEFANEERFPDADEVLVESFYDVFNHLNFTGNEYIVIVTRGHQFDRDVLIESLKKDTKYVGMIGSRRKVKMVLKHMKEIGLDPKAVDNVYSPIGLSINAETPQEIAVSIVGELVKVRRS
- a CDS encoding class I SAM-dependent methyltransferase, translating into MIKIDPTTEKIVKCDWNELWNAALGKLPKKNSRSWDNVAPKFKKNKGKNDYSRRLLEKIKLEPEDTLLDIGCGSGNITLSLARKAKKVTALDISKKMLHLLEEDASENGLNNITPLNRRLEDVLLNKDIEPHDVVVASRSLNGVYNIKQILEEINGIAKKYVYITLWGANNVKFQNEISKIIGREFHQHPTYIYAYNMLYELGIYANIEILKYDNSSYYSSIDEAIETFRWKMVNLNQTEEDILREYLSEKMVKIRDSKFKFPHNKPDWALIWWKKE